From Cumulibacter manganitolerans, one genomic window encodes:
- the nusB gene encoding transcription antitermination factor NusB produces MSARTKARKRAIDLLFESDLRGTDAVSTAADRLADPDRPVQPYALTLVEGVATHRQRIDELVTTYAEGWTLTRMPGVDRAIIRTAIYELLWVDEVPDAVVIDEAVELAKTLSTDDSPKFVNGLLGRLVKVKPDLVV; encoded by the coding sequence ATGTCCGCCCGCACCAAGGCTCGCAAGCGGGCGATCGACCTGCTGTTCGAGTCGGACCTGCGCGGCACCGACGCCGTGAGCACGGCGGCCGACCGGCTGGCCGATCCGGACCGGCCCGTGCAGCCGTACGCCCTCACCCTGGTCGAGGGCGTCGCGACCCACCGGCAGCGGATCGACGAGCTCGTCACGACGTACGCCGAGGGCTGGACGCTCACCCGGATGCCCGGTGTCGACCGGGCGATCATCCGCACGGCGATCTACGAGCTGCTGTGGGTCGACGAGGTACCCGACGCCGTGGTGATCGACGAGGCCGTCGAGCTCGCGAAGACGCTGTCCACCGACGACTCGCCGAAGTTCGTCAACGGGCTGCTCGGGCGCCTGGTCAAGGTCAAGCCGGATCTAGTCGTATGA
- a CDS encoding DivIVA domain-containing protein has product MTADSQHRARLAARVHDSAFRKPPVGTRGYDDEAVDRFLDELQDALVGPATVEDIVGRLETCIFAKPPIGKRGYHPDDVDDLIDGVLGELTGQQPVSRVRPEPPARVQSGLVEHRSGFWKRLLGR; this is encoded by the coding sequence ATGACCGCCGACTCGCAGCACCGCGCGCGGCTCGCCGCGCGGGTCCACGACAGCGCCTTCCGCAAGCCGCCGGTGGGGACTCGCGGCTACGACGACGAGGCGGTCGACCGCTTCCTCGACGAGTTGCAGGACGCCCTGGTGGGCCCGGCGACCGTGGAGGACATCGTGGGCCGGCTGGAGACCTGCATCTTCGCCAAGCCACCGATCGGGAAGCGCGGCTACCACCCGGACGACGTCGACGACCTGATCGACGGGGTGCTCGGCGAGCTGACCGGGCAGCAGCCGGTCTCGCGGGTTCGCCCCGAGCCGCCCGCTCGCGTGCAGAGCGGGCTCGTCGAGCACCGCTCCGGCTTCTGGAAGCGGCTGCTCGGCCGGTAG
- a CDS encoding energy-coupling factor transporter transmembrane component T family protein, which produces MRRLAMVNPSVKLVVLTVLSLGLLLVFDPLTPTVLYLGLLGLWLVDRTVPVRTLLLGHLPFLAFALSVLVVNSVTRAGRPLARLGPLTVTNHGLAVGGSLAMRTLVVGLGVILMVRTTPPAALLESLRQNLRLPDNVCFAVVAGYRLLADLPEAWQTLLRAHRMRGFRRVGPAVAGRAAVALLASSIRRGERLAIVMQTRGLGAHPRTSWRPQRVTASDLAWAVAVLGTAAALTVAARLTGL; this is translated from the coding sequence GTGAGACGGCTCGCGATGGTCAATCCGAGCGTGAAGCTCGTGGTGCTCACCGTGCTGAGCCTGGGTCTGCTTCTGGTGTTCGACCCGCTCACCCCGACGGTGCTCTACCTCGGGCTGCTCGGGCTGTGGCTCGTCGACCGCACCGTGCCCGTCCGCACGCTCCTCCTCGGGCACCTGCCGTTCCTGGCCTTCGCGCTCAGCGTGCTGGTGGTGAACTCCGTGACGCGCGCCGGCCGCCCGCTCGCTCGGCTCGGCCCGCTGACCGTCACCAACCACGGCCTGGCGGTGGGCGGGTCGCTCGCGATGCGGACGCTGGTGGTGGGCCTCGGCGTCATCCTCATGGTGCGCACGACCCCGCCCGCGGCGCTGCTGGAGAGCCTGCGCCAGAACCTCCGGCTGCCGGACAACGTCTGCTTCGCCGTCGTCGCGGGCTACCGGCTGCTGGCCGACCTGCCCGAGGCCTGGCAGACGCTGCTGCGGGCCCACCGCATGCGCGGCTTCCGACGGGTCGGTCCCGCGGTGGCGGGGCGCGCGGCGGTGGCGTTGCTGGCCTCCTCCATCCGACGTGGCGAGCGGCTGGCGATCGTCATGCAGACCCGCGGGCTCGGCGCGCACCCCCGGACCTCATGGCGACCGCAGCGGGTCACCGCCAGCGACCTGGCCTGGGCGGTCGCGGTGCTCGGGACCGCTGCGGCGCTGACGGTAGCGGCGCGCCTCACCGGCCTTTGA
- a CDS encoding ABC transporter ATP-binding protein: MTDADLLTVRALAVRFPGAGGERPQHVDLRVEPDESVLLLGPSGCGKSSLLRSVAGVIPDVVDADVYGSILIDGHSTEGRSIAQIADDAGFLAQDPLDSVVLARVDDEVAFGLENLGLPPAVIRDRVASALHDAGCAHLAERDTATLSGGELQRVALAATLAREPRLLLLDEPTSMLDPAAASETRRRLTGDGRATLLVEHLVDDLSVLPARTVVLDRSGAILADGPTTEVLVQRAPEIAAAGCRLPYGVEAALALGVRPTSDDIDRPERSLERLAAALGPGALDARRDGHSAEPLVDAAAAAFRAGRSRRSPVVVASATLSLRPGSVTAVLGRNGSGKTSAFLGIAGLLPHHGGRLHVAGKVAMVFQHPEHQFLRRSVLDEICFGSALDPDGARAIIDAFGLGGLEEHDPFRLSGGQQRRLSIAIAAAQRPDVLLLDEPTFGQDAAHGARLAGLIRGLADDGLAVGMITHDLRLVGAIADAVCMAAAGVLGAPRPVEEVLRDDQALEDAGLRRPPILTWWARREPEVGLGALLGALDRRTVRA, encoded by the coding sequence GTGACCGACGCTGACCTGCTGACGGTTCGCGCGCTCGCCGTCCGGTTCCCGGGAGCCGGCGGCGAGCGTCCGCAGCATGTCGATCTGCGAGTGGAGCCGGACGAGTCCGTGCTGCTGCTCGGACCGTCCGGATGCGGCAAGTCCAGCCTGCTGCGCTCGGTCGCCGGCGTCATCCCCGACGTGGTGGACGCCGACGTGTACGGCAGCATCCTCATCGACGGGCACTCGACCGAGGGCCGCTCGATCGCGCAGATCGCCGACGACGCGGGCTTCCTGGCCCAGGACCCGCTCGACTCGGTGGTCCTGGCGCGCGTGGACGACGAGGTCGCGTTCGGTCTGGAGAACCTCGGCCTGCCGCCGGCCGTCATTCGCGACCGGGTCGCGTCCGCCTTGCACGACGCCGGCTGCGCGCACCTTGCCGAGCGTGACACCGCGACGCTCAGCGGCGGGGAGCTGCAGCGGGTCGCCCTCGCGGCGACCCTAGCTCGCGAGCCTCGGCTGCTGCTGCTCGACGAGCCGACGTCCATGCTCGACCCCGCGGCCGCCTCGGAGACCCGACGCCGGCTGACCGGCGACGGCCGTGCGACGCTCCTCGTCGAGCACCTCGTCGACGACCTGAGCGTGCTGCCGGCGCGCACCGTGGTGCTCGACCGGTCAGGTGCCATCCTGGCCGACGGGCCCACCACCGAGGTGCTCGTGCAGCGGGCCCCGGAGATCGCCGCGGCCGGCTGCCGGCTGCCGTACGGCGTCGAGGCGGCGCTCGCGCTCGGCGTCCGCCCCACCTCGGACGACATCGACCGGCCGGAGAGATCCCTCGAGCGTCTCGCGGCCGCGCTGGGTCCCGGCGCCTTGGACGCGCGGCGGGACGGACACTCGGCCGAACCGCTCGTGGACGCCGCCGCCGCAGCGTTCCGCGCCGGCCGGTCGAGGCGATCCCCCGTCGTGGTGGCGTCGGCGACGCTGAGCCTGCGCCCGGGCTCGGTCACCGCCGTGCTCGGCCGCAACGGCTCGGGCAAGACGTCGGCGTTCCTCGGCATCGCTGGGCTGCTGCCCCACCACGGCGGGCGGCTGCACGTCGCCGGGAAGGTCGCGATGGTGTTCCAGCATCCGGAGCACCAGTTCCTGCGGCGGTCGGTCCTCGACGAGATCTGCTTCGGCTCCGCTCTGGATCCCGACGGTGCTCGGGCGATCATCGACGCGTTCGGGCTGGGCGGCCTGGAGGAGCACGATCCGTTCCGGCTCTCGGGCGGTCAGCAGCGGCGGCTCTCGATCGCCATCGCCGCTGCGCAGCGCCCCGACGTGCTGCTGCTCGACGAGCCCACGTTCGGGCAGGACGCCGCGCACGGCGCCCGGCTCGCCGGGCTGATCCGGGGGCTCGCCGACGACGGCCTCGCGGTCGGGATGATCACCCACGATTTGCGGCTGGTCGGCGCGATCGCCGACGCCGTGTGCATGGCCGCGGCCGGCGTGCTCGGCGCGCCACGGCCGGTCGAGGAGGTGCTGCGCGACGACCAGGCGCTCGAGGACGCCGGGCTGCGCCGGCCACCGATCCTGACATGGTGGGCGCGCCGAGAGCCGGAGGTCGGGCTCGGCGCGCTGCTGGGCGCCCTCGACCGGCGGACGGTCCGCGCGTGA
- a CDS encoding ECF transporter S component — MSTSETDRIARKPSVQRGWRLHDLVLIAVLGAVFGFLYYALVQAWLALSIAMGPSGDLAQNILWGGWMVVAPLALYITRKPGAGIVAEVIASVIEVVVLGSPVGPKLFLTALVQGVGVELVFAATRYRRWTWGTFALSGLVGGAAIFVYEASVLGWWGQSIVVWRAIIHLASCVVLCGLLAKALGDLLVRTGVLDNFAVVRDLRDRR; from the coding sequence ATGAGCACCTCGGAAACCGACCGCATCGCCCGCAAGCCGTCCGTCCAGCGCGGCTGGCGCCTGCACGACCTCGTCCTCATCGCCGTCCTCGGCGCCGTCTTCGGCTTCCTGTACTACGCGCTCGTGCAGGCCTGGCTCGCGCTGTCCATCGCGATGGGCCCCTCGGGCGACCTCGCGCAGAACATCCTGTGGGGCGGCTGGATGGTCGTGGCGCCGCTGGCGCTCTACATCACCCGCAAGCCCGGCGCGGGCATCGTCGCGGAGGTGATCGCCTCGGTGATCGAGGTCGTCGTGCTCGGCTCGCCGGTCGGCCCGAAGCTGTTCCTGACGGCGCTCGTGCAGGGCGTCGGCGTCGAGCTGGTGTTCGCCGCGACGCGCTACCGCCGGTGGACGTGGGGCACCTTCGCGCTGTCCGGACTGGTCGGCGGCGCCGCCATCTTCGTGTACGAGGCGAGCGTCCTGGGCTGGTGGGGGCAGAGCATCGTCGTGTGGCGGGCGATCATCCACCTGGCGAGCTGCGTCGTGCTCTGCGGTCTGCTGGCCAAGGCGCTCGGGGACCTGCTGGTGCGGACGGGCGTACTGGACAACTTCGCCGTCGTCCGCGACCTCCGTGACCGACGCTGA
- a CDS encoding YkoF family thiamine/hydroxymethylpyrimidine-binding protein — protein MDDRQPADPAEFGIGMRYSLHPASDDFVHVILTAIAEAGDGDGTLDIDTGPVSTYVGATAAPAEPALAGYLLRTVGAAARAMDGGHLVTHVLLSRGCPGEMECTLLDRYALPTPDAVALEPAGLDADVQWSLYPLMDGDSGHGAHLEPIERAIEQAKQSGLEVTPAHFATMLRGDLAQALELVFTTWSEVGRSVPHVVCHLTISIGSPSRTEQHA, from the coding sequence ATGGACGACCGGCAACCGGCCGACCCGGCCGAGTTCGGGATCGGCATGCGCTACAGCCTGCATCCGGCGAGCGACGACTTCGTGCACGTCATCCTCACCGCGATCGCCGAGGCGGGCGACGGCGACGGCACACTCGATATCGACACCGGGCCGGTGAGCACGTACGTCGGGGCCACCGCCGCCCCTGCGGAGCCGGCGCTCGCCGGCTACCTGCTACGCACCGTCGGCGCCGCGGCGCGCGCGATGGACGGCGGCCACCTCGTCACCCACGTGCTGCTGTCGCGCGGGTGCCCCGGCGAGATGGAGTGCACCCTCCTCGATCGCTATGCGCTGCCCACGCCGGACGCCGTGGCGCTCGAACCGGCCGGCCTGGACGCCGACGTCCAGTGGTCGCTGTACCCGCTGATGGACGGCGACAGCGGGCACGGCGCGCACCTCGAGCCCATCGAGCGGGCGATCGAGCAGGCCAAGCAGTCCGGCCTGGAGGTGACCCCCGCGCACTTCGCGACGATGCTGCGCGGCGACCTCGCGCAGGCCCTCGAGCTCGTCTTCACGACCTGGTCCGAGGTCGGCCGCAGCGTGCCGCACGTCGTGTGCCACCTGACCATCTCCATCGGATCCCCCTCGCGAACGGAGCAGCACGCATGA
- a CDS encoding SDR family oxidoreductase, giving the protein MTDRPIALITGGSRGVGLAIARELQATHHLLIGARTAEAARAACAELESAEPFVADLTDEAALAEAAASLPDLDLLVHNAGISTKNAVIDTTRAQWRQIFEANLFAVADLTARTLPGLRRTRGMVVLINSGSGFFTNPENAMYCGTKFALRAFADVLREEERPNGVRVSSVHPGKVDTDMQREIVEHDGGTYQPELYLTPESVARAVRAAVEASPDATLEVVSVRPTRR; this is encoded by the coding sequence ATGACTGATCGACCGATTGCCCTCATCACCGGTGGCTCGCGCGGCGTGGGCCTCGCCATCGCCCGCGAGCTGCAGGCCACGCACCATCTCCTGATCGGCGCGCGCACCGCGGAGGCTGCCCGCGCCGCGTGCGCGGAGCTCGAGTCGGCGGAGCCGTTCGTAGCCGACCTCACCGACGAGGCGGCGCTCGCCGAGGCGGCGGCCTCGCTGCCCGACCTGGATCTGCTGGTGCACAACGCGGGCATCTCCACGAAGAACGCCGTCATCGACACGACCCGCGCGCAGTGGCGGCAGATCTTCGAGGCGAACCTGTTCGCCGTCGCCGACCTGACCGCGCGGACGCTGCCGGGCCTGCGCCGTACGCGGGGGATGGTCGTGCTGATCAACTCCGGCTCCGGGTTCTTCACCAATCCGGAGAACGCGATGTACTGCGGGACGAAGTTCGCGCTGCGCGCCTTCGCCGACGTGCTGCGGGAGGAGGAGCGGCCCAACGGCGTCCGGGTCAGCTCGGTGCATCCCGGCAAGGTGGACACCGACATGCAGCGGGAGATCGTCGAGCACGACGGCGGGACCTATCAGCCCGAGCTCTACCTGACGCCGGAGTCGGTGGCCCGCGCGGTGCGCGCCGCGGTGGAGGCGAGCCCCGACGCGACC